Part of the Sphaerochaeta associata genome is shown below.
GAAGGTCAGCTGGATGTCTCCGGCACTGTCTCCACTCTTGTTCTTGTAGTTCTTGATGGTAATGTAGTCCACCTGCCCGAAGACCGAGAGACAATCGGACAGCTGATAGGAGCCGTTTATACCCGCAACGAGGGTGTGTGAGACGGCGTTGCGTGATGCATACGTGCTGTCTTTATAGTTACCCGCACTATCTCCTCCATTATCGGTAGGGGTCGTTGCTATAGGAGAAGCATTTCCTCCAACACGATCCCAAATGGTGAACATATCAAACGTACCATGGGCCATATAGAACACGTTCGCTGATACATTCCATGCTCCAAATGCCTTCATTCCTCCGTTGAAATTGAGCACTCTCGCATCATTGCCGTACGTATATCCCAAGAATTGGGGATTGTACAGTGTTCCCGATTTATTGGTGAACTCTCTGATTACTCCCACATAATTCAGGCCATAATCATCATAATTTGGAGGATTAGAATCAGGTGCACTCTTTGTAGTGTATCGTAGATAGAGATACGGATCGGTTTGGGCGAATTCAAGCGATGCGTACCCTACTGCACTCTTAAGAGGAAGTACCCCCTTAAATCCTGCAAGGAAACCAAACGTTTGCGGATAATTGGTCTCAGTTGCGCTTGGAACAGCCTCTCCTGGCAGTGAGAACTCATCCACTGCAGCCTGGGCATAGATGTTCAATCCCTGAACAGGAGTATAATCGATTTCCAAGCCAAGAATGGAGTTTGCATTGCTTCTGATGTAGTAATCATGGAAGATCATGGCAGGATTGAGAATCCTCAGATCCAGCAGGTTTTCCTCACTTTGGTACATGATGCTCTCGGTGAGGGTGAGGCCAACCTTGTCTGCAAACATCCGCCACTCCAAGCGATGGGACATGAACATGTAGATGCCACCAAGAAGAACTTCTTGCCCATTTCCTTTAATAGGACCATCTCCAGGATTAAGCGTAATTGATCCATCGGGATTCGTAGTAACACCATCATAATAGCTAGCCGGATGCGGGAAGAACGAAGTCACAAAGGTATATTTGAACTTGTCCGAGAACGTCGTGATACGGGCCATGTTGTGGTACTTGAGCGTATCACTGAGCATGAGGTTGCCGGTTGTCCCTGCACCCCAGTTGAGCCTGTCCCTACCAAGCTGGAAGGTTCAATGATCTCCTCCACCAGCTACAAACGTACGATACGGGAAATTCAAATCAATATCAGAAGTTGCTGCTGGAGGAACAACGATGACGTTTGAAGAAATCATGGTACTTCCAAACGGTGTGGCAAGTGTAGGAACGTTTCCAACACTAAATTCTGAATACCCATAAAAGCTCTCAGCCGGCCAAGTTTCCAATCCGATGTTCAATAGAGGCTTCTGTTGGAGAGAGCCTCTCGTCCAGGTTTCCCTTCCCACGAAGTTGGTGGTATCGGTGTGGTAATAAGTTTCCAGATTGGCATCGAAATTCCACGAAAGCCCGATTCCTTTTCCTTGAATCTTAGGCTCGATGTTCAATTGTTGAACAACATAGTCATATGTTGAGGAAAGACTTCCTTTCAGTGTTTCAGGCTTGAGCTTCTCCAACATCAAGGTCAGCTCAGCCTGGCTGTACGGCCCGGTCGTTGAGGGAAGAGACAGCCCTTGAGAAACGTACAGTATTTGTATTGCTTCATAGATATCGCTATCCAGACTATAGATTTTCTGTTGATTCGAAACAGCAAAAATTGGAGACACCAGCAATGCAATGCATAGACCAACCAGCAGCGGACGGAGCTTTCGCATGAGAGACCTTTTTTGATAATTTTCATCAGTATAAACCAAGGGATGCCGTTTGGCACCCCTTAAAAAGAAACATGTACATGGATTGTTACATCGCAGTGACCAACCCGGCAAGGTCGTCGGTTACCACCGTCTCCTCGGCAGGAGCAGCCGTCATTGCGTAGGTAGGCGGCTCATAATTCTCAAGCCAGATGCTTTGATCAGCATCTGCATCGGCAACCAAGGCCGGCACAAGAATCATGACCATGTCCTGCATCAAGGGGATCTTGAACTTTCGGGTGATCACATGCTCTTCCCAATTGGAGTCGGTATAGACTACCGTCACCTTGTGGGTTTGTCCGGTCACCTCGAACTTGTCACGGTCGCGGGCAGCGAGTTCCAATCCATCAAGCTTGTTGACCTGGACCTCAACCAACTGCAAGGCCCTGACCTCGGCTCCATTGACCGTGATGGTCTTGTTATCCACCAGAACCGTGTGCTGCCTTCCGATGAAAAAGAGAAATACGGAGAAGGCCAGCAGTACAATGATGGCGGAAAGGCGAATCCATGTTTTACGATTGAAGGTAATGCTCATGCCTGCACCCCCTGATCGGCTGCAAGCTCAAGGCCTGCAATATTCTCGTCCCGCTTCTTTCTCACCTCATACAGGACAAGCGAGATGGTGATAACCCCATAGGAGACAAATACCCGGAAGTACTCTCCAAGCTGTGCCTGACCGATAAGGTTCTTACCTGCCATCGGGGATACGATGAACATCAAATGGAACAAAATGACACCAAGGAAAACGTTTCTGATGTTTGCTTTTGCAACTGTGGCACCACCAACCAGGAGGGCGGCAACGCTGAACATGCCGATCTGCATATGGCTGTTGTAGGTGTTCAGGGTGCCGATGTTCTGCATGTACACGATCATGCCAAATCCGGCAAACACCGTGGAGATGATGATCGAGATGATGCGGGTATGCTCAACCCTGATGCCTGCTGCCCGTGCAACTTCCATATCCTGTCCTACCGCACGCATATCCTGTCCGAGCTTGGTCTTCTTGAACCAGAGCACAAACAGACACAGAAGAGCAATCAAGGCCAGGGTGGCGAGGGGTATCGGTATACCAAAGAGACGGACAGTCAACAGATTATCCAAGGATTTACGGATACCGATCAAGTTGACGGTATTGCGGATCCCATAGCCTCTGGGAAGCACCAGTGCGTTTGATCGAATCGGAATAACCGCCCCCATGCCATAGAGAACGATCAGCTGATAGATACCGTTCATGAAAAAGCCGATGATGTAGCTGGTAACCATCTCACGGCCCTTGGCCATGTTCAGGATCTTGCCGCACCACCACCCCAGAAGTATTGAGATGGGGGTGGAGATGATCATCGCCAGCAACATGCCCGGGATGCCTACGATGCCCCAGTCACTGATGAAGATCAGCCCGATCTGCCCAGCCATGGCACCGAGAGTCATGCCAAAGTTCAATCCCATACCGGCAAGGATGGGGATCAAAAGGCTGACAATCAGGAAGGAGTTTCTGACGATTCGAATAATGATTTCACTAAGCAGGTAGTTTGCCGAATATCCACTGAGAGGAATACCGAATGCACAAATCACCAAGAAAAGAATCGGCACGGTATTGTTGGCCATGAAGCGAAGTACTTTTTGTGTATTGGTCATCTGAAGTTTCATCGTACTGCCTCCGTTTTTCTGGTCAGGGCGTAGAGGATCATACCATTGGAAACCACAATTCTGATAACCTCACTCATGTCAGTATGAATCATCGAGTTCATAACCGAAGGCGTCATGGTGACAATACCCTGGAACAGGAAAGTCCCTATCACAACGTTCAGGATGGAGGCCTTGTTCACCGACGCCCCGCCGATGAGAATCGCCGAGACGGCAGGCAATGCCATGTAGAAGGGTCCCATGTAGAGCTGGATGAATCCAAAGCTCTGCTGATACACGAGGATGCCTATGGCACCCAACCATGTCGACATGACTACACTCAACGTCCTGATACGATCGACGTTGATGCCGCTCGCCCTGGCGAACACAGGGTTCGATCCGACAGCGGTCATAGCAGTTCCTGTCTTGGTATGCAGAAAGGCCCAGATGATGAATGCCAGCAAGGCGAAGAACAGAATCATACCGGTTGGAATGACCAAGTGATCACTGAGCCGAATCGACAGCAGGTCGTTCAGCACATGCAGGTAGTAACCTTCCACGGAAATGGTGGTACGAAGCCCCGAACCACTGTACCCCCAGACCATGGTGGGATTGTTATACGGCAGCAGCAGCCACATGATGCACATAAAGGCTACACTGGAAAACCCGACATAGGTGGCGATCATCATCTCACCACCCTTGACCTTGTTGAGCAACTGCCCATATCCCCAGCCGAGAATGACGGCGAACGGAGTGGCCAGAAGGACCGCCAGGACGAATGAGAACGGACCACCGATATTGATCTGCAGGCTGAGAGTCGCTCCAAGAAGCCCTGCGATGATTCCCAAAGGAAGGCCGAAGTTCAAGCCGCAACCGCTGTGAATCATCGGCACCATGGCCAATACCATGACTGCGTTCATTCCGAATCGGTTGAGGGTATCAGAAAGGCTGGTTCCGACATTAACCCCCACAAACGGTGCGAGAATGAAGAGAACCAACAAAAACAAGGCGATAATGACTCGTGGAAGCCCGAAGGAGTGCACCATGCCCTTTATCGAAGCTGTCAGCTTTTCGAAGTTCATACACTCCCTCCTTGTTGGAGCTGGCTGGTCTGGCCGACCATCAACAAACCGAATTCAGCACTATCGGTGGTTGCCGGCAAGATACCGAACACCTTACCGTCGCTGATAATGGCTATCCGGTCGCAAATCGCCCGAAGTTCTTCAAGTTCACTGGATATCATAACAATGGTTGTCCCACTCTCCTCGTTGTATTTCCTGAGGGCCTTAAGTACAAGGCTCTTTGCCCCAATGTCGATTCCCCGGGTAGGTTCGGATACAAACAAGAGCTTCGGAGCGACCGCAAAAGCCTTGGCCAGACAAACCTTCTGCTGGTTGCCTCCGCTGAGCTCCTTCGCTTTCTGCTTGGTGCTGGTACAGCGGATCTCCAGCTGCTTCACATAATTCTCTGTCTCTTCTTCGATTGCATCTTGGTCCCGCCATTTAATGGCACCACCAAGGTACTTCTTGAGGTACTTCTCCTGGACCTGCATGGCAGTGAAAGAGATGTTCCACTCAAGTGTCTCATCGAGCAACAACCCCACTCCACGGCGGTCTTCACTTACAAACGCCATACCGGCATCAAGGAAATTACGGGGATTATTCAGATCAATCTGCTTACCCTCGAAGGTGATTTTTCCTCCGGCGGGAAACAACCCCATGGCTCCATTCGGAATACCGAGCTTTCCTTGTCCCGCCATTCCTCCGATACCCAAAATCTCTCCCTTGTGCACCGCAAGGTTCACATTTCGTACCGTCTCACCGGGCATGTTCACCCACAGGTTTTCCATGGAAAGAATCACCGGTGATTTCTGATAGTCGAACTCACGGGCCTGACGCTGGGCGGTGTTCACATCACGACCGACCATCCAGCGGGCGATATCGGTTATCACCACGCCTTTTGCGGGAACCGTCTTGATGATTTTTCCATCACGCATGACCATGATGGTGTCGCAGACATCAATAATTTCCTGCAGGCGGTGTGTTATGAAGATTATGGCAATCCCGGCTTCGCTGAGCTTGCGCATTGCAGAGAGCAGGCTGTCGGCTTCCTGCTCCGAGAGGACAGCGGTCGGCTCATCAAGGACCAACAGCTTGATTCCTTCGGTAGCCTCGGAGGCCTCCTTGCTGAGCTCTCGGGCAATCTCAGTGAACTGCTTGTGACCTACAGGCATTTGGGAAACCAACATGTCGGCATCGAGGGGGACATTCAACCGGCCGATGGCTCGCTTGGAAATATCGTCCATCTGTGCACGATCGAGTTTGTTCATCCTCTCTCCGAACACTTCGCTCAGCCACGTGTACTTAAGCGGTTCACGGTTGAGTAAAATATTCTCTGTGGCGGTAAAATCAGGCAACAGGGAAAACTCCTGGTGCACCATGCCGATTCCTTTCGCCAAAGCATCAATGGGGGAAGCGAATTCAACCTTTTGTCCATGCATCAGGACATCCCCGCCAAATCCACCGGTTTGATGGATCTCATCCATGCCAAAGAGAATTTTCATCAAGGTGGACTTTCCTGCACCATTCTCACCGACAAGGCCCAATATCTCCCCTTTTTTCAGGGAGAAATTGATGTCACTGAGTACTTGGTTGCCGAAGAAGTCCTTGCTGATGTGTCTCATCTCCAGCAAGGGAGCATCGTTCTCATTCATCTGTTCTATCCTTTCAAACTTGGTTGTGGCTCTTGTCTGCTTACAAACAACAGTCACGACCACGTCTAAATACAGCTCTCAATAAGCGGTACAAAGGGGGAGAGTACCACTCTCCCCCTCAAAATTACAACTGGGAAACCTTATTTGATGGAGAAATACTTCTCGGGAACAACGAGGTCAGCATTGCCCATGTAGCCCTTGCCCATCATGTAGGTGTCCTGGTAAATGAGGACGTGGTTGCGAGCTCTGACACCAGTGTTGACATCAGTGTAGAAAGAACCATTCCACTTTGCATCAGCGGTGTACTTGCCATAAGCCTTCATCAGGTCCGAAAGCTTGAGCAGTTCGCTCTCGCCTTTGAGCACGTTGATGGCATGCTGGCCCAAACCGGCAGTGGAGGTGTAACCATAGGAATAAGCCCAGGTACCAAAGCGGCCTGCGCCGCCCTTGGCGACAACAGAGGCTTCAACCTTCTTGAGAATGGCACTAAAGTTGCCAGCCTCAGCAGAGAGGTCGATGCCCAGAGCTCCAGGATATCCCATCAGCGGGCTGGGGAGGTCGGCTTCGATGAAGTAACCACCATAGGCCAGAAGCTGCTTGAGCAGGGGCTCGGTGTGAGCATCGTTGGTGCAGAAGAAGGCAGCATTCTTGCCGTAGGATTCGATCCATGCGGGAACCTTCTCCAGGATGTACTGCTGGGCACCGGCGACACCGACGTCGGAGGTCGGATCGGGAGCGGTCTCAAGCACGAACTTCATACCAAGTTCCTCACAAGTTGCACGCATGATGGCAACGCGGCGGCTCATGGTTTCATAGCTCATGTGCCTGGGGAACGAGATGTGCACGAATGTATCGCAACCAAGCTCATGAGCGGTGCGGATGATCAGATAGCCGCGGGCCACAAAGTCATTGTTGACAGCGAGGTCTGCAGAGGTCTGGATTACATTCGGGTCCTCATGGGCTTCACCGGCGATGGTGATGATGTCGGGTCTTCTCTCCTTGACGCGACGGAAAGCCTCGGTGGTTCCAGGAATGGCCTGGTTGACAATGATGGCCTTCATCTTCGGGTCATCGGCGAGACCGCTGATGACACTGATGGTGGTCTCAGCTTCGTCCATGAAGTTGTCAGGATAGGTGACATGCTGGATGATGCCACCGGTAGAAACCGAACCATACTCCTCGATCAGGCGTTCTGCACCACGCAGATCATCTTCAGACTGGGAGACGGTACCGGTAACAATACCAACATGGAAGTCACTGGCAGCGGGCTTGGCTGCAGGAGCGGGAGCTGCAGGAGCTGCGGTTGCTACGGGGGCAGCTTCTGTCTTGGTCTCAACAGTGGCAGGAGCTTCTTTCTTTCCACAGGAAACAAAGACAGCACTGACAAGTAAAATACAGAGAACAAGAGCTAAGGTCTTTTTCATTTCTACTTCTCTCCTTGAATTGGGTTATATCCCACCAACCATGATACGAAAAAGATAGTCAGAACACAAGAAAAGATTATTTTATTTATACAAAATGCTGTAAATTATCTGTATTTTTATTGAAAACAGGCATGGGAAAGCTCCTTGCCTTTATACATTTACAATCATTTGTGGCAATTACTTGGTCGCTTGCTGCCTTCTCACCTCATAGAGCAGAATACCGGTTGCCACCGAAACGTTCAATGAATCGATGTGTCCGGTCATCGGAATTGTGACCATATGATCACAAAGCTTCTGCGTCAGCTGCCCGATTCCCTTGCCCTCATTGCCCATTACCAGAACGGTCCGCTTGGGGAACACCGTCTTGTACACAGCCTGCCCGTTCATCGAAGCACCGTAGACCCAGAATCCTTCTTTCTTCAAGAATTCAATCTCACGATTCATATTGGTGACTGTTGCCAGCGGTACGTAATGAGCAGCCCCCGAGGAGACCTTCACCACGGTGGTATTGGCCTGGGCGCTTCTCCTCTCGGGAATGATGACCAAAGATACGGAGAATTGGTCGGCGGAACGCAGGATTGCACCAAGGTTCTGGGGGTCGGTGATCTCATCAAGCACCAGAACCAGTGCAGAATCGTCTTCCTTCAGCCCGGCACAAAACTCTTTGACGGACATGGCGGGAATTCTGGCACCAGCGCCTTTGACAGGAACCATAAGATCCAGAACCGCTCCTCTATGGTCGGCCTGGTCGACCATGCGATCCATCTCGACCTTTGCAATCTTCTTGACGATTACCTTGCCGCTCAGCTGAGCCTGTCGCTCCAGCGTCTGGGTGTTGCTTCCCATTCCACGCACAAGATAGAGAACAGACCCGGAGGCTGCTCGTTTAAGTCCTTCTTCAATGGCATGGAAGCCAATAATTTTCTCACCCATGTGGTGCTCCTCGTAATACGGCCAACAGGGCTACCGATTCCGGTAGCCCTGGCCTTGTTAATCTTCATCAAATGGAACTGGATTCGGCGAAGTCTCTTCACCCATTGCATCCGAAAGTTCCTGCATCAGCTTCTTTGCCTTCATCCCCAAGCGCTTAGGAACTTGGATCATAAGCTTGATATACATATCGCCTCTGTCGGTTGAGTTGAGTTTGGTAACTCCCCTCTCCCTCACCCTGAGCATTTTCCCATGTTGGATGCCGGCAGGAATGTTCACCTTGATCGACTGCCCATCGATGGTTGGTACCTGTATCTCGGCTCCTAGTGAAGCCTGGGTAATTGAGATGGGAATCTGGCAGTACAAATCATAATCCTGCCGTACAAAATACTTGTGAGGCTTCACATTGATGTATACATACAAATCACCGGCGGGTCCGCCGTTGGGACCGGCATCACCCATACCGCGCAGGACAACCCTGCTTCCGGTATCGACTCCTGCAGGAATGGTCACCTTGACTTTCTGCTGCTTTCGCTTCAACCCACTGCCATGACAGGAAGAACAGGGATTATCGATCACCTGGCCGCTTCCATTACAGGTCGGACACGTGCTGGCGATGGCGAAGAAGCCGCTGTTGCGTCTTACCTGGCCGCTGCCGTTACAGGTCGGACAAACCTTGGTACCGCTGCTGCCCTGCGAACCCGATCCATGGCACTCTTCACAAGCCACCTGATGCGAGTAGGCAACCTCGATTTTCGTCCCGAAAACGGCATCCTTGAATTCGATATCCACATCATAGCGCAGGGAAGACCCGGCTTCCGGACCACGTTGGGCACCCCGGCCCTGGGTTCGGCCTCCGCCTCCAAAGAAAGAGCTGAAGATATCCTCAAATCCACCGCCTCCAAAGCCACCACCAAAGATATCGCTGAAGTCACGGTACACATTGGAGTAGTCATGAGCGCCGCCATTAGCACCATCGACACCCGCAAAGCCGTACTGGTCATACATTTTGCGCTTCTTTTCGTCGCCAAGGACATCATATGCTTCGGTAGCTTCCTTAAAGCGTTCCTCAGCCGCCTTATCCCCGGGATTCTTGTCCGGATGGTTGGCAATAGCCAGTTTGCGGTATGCCTTCTTAATTTCTTCGAGTGTCGAGGTCTTTCCGACCCCCAGCACTTCATAATAATCACGTTTCGCCACGATGCGACTTCCTTAGAACAGATTGGCCTCAGAAACATCATGTCGGCCGAAGCCGACATGATGGTAAGCCGTTATGCTATAGTACCCTGTTACCGACTCCTTAGTCTACGACTTCGAAGTCAGCATCCTCAACGCCGTCCTTCTTATGCTTCGGCTGGGAAGCTTCGGAAGGTTCTTCCTGAGCTTGAGAAGCATCAGCGCCTTGAGCGGCACTGTGCTTGTACACCTCTTCGGCAAGCTTGTAGGCTGCCTGCTGCAAGGCCTCATTCTTCGCCTTGATCTCCTCGGCACCAGCACCTTGATTCTCCATTACACGCTTGAGGTCTGCAATGGCACTTTCAATCTTTGCCTTGTCCTCGCTGCTGATCTTATTCCCATACTCCTTCAGAGACTTCTCGGTGGAGTAGATCAAGCTGTCAGCTTCGTTACGGGCATCGATACGGGCACGCTCTCTCTTGTCCTCTTCGGCGTGGGCTTCCGCTTCCTTGACCATCTTGTCGATTTCAGCATCGCTGAGGCCGCTGGAAGACTCAATGCGAATCTTCTGCTCCTTGCCGGTGCCCAGATCCTTTGCAGAAACGTGGACGATACCGTTGGCGTCGATGTCGAAGGTGACTTCAATCTGGGGAACGCCACGGGGTGCGGCAGGAATGCCGATCAAGTCGAACTTGCCAAGGGTCCTGTTCTGGGAAGCCATCTCACGCTCACCCTGCAGAACATGGATGCTCACCGCAGTCTGCCCGTCGGCAGCAGTGGAGAAAATCTGGCTCTTGCGGGTGGGAATGGTCGTGTTGCGCTCGATTAAACGGGTGCAGACACCACCGAGGGTCTCAATGCCCAAAGAGAGTGGAGTGACGTCCAGAAGCAATACATCCTTGACATTTCCACCGAGGATTCCACCCTGGATTGCAGCACCCATGGCTACAACCTCATCAGGATTGACTCCCTTGTGGGGCTCCTTGCCGAACAGCTCACGGACCATGGCCTGGACAGCGGGGATTCTGGTGGAACCACCAACGAGGATCACCTCGTCGATATCGGCTGCAGTCAGACCGGCATCACGAAGAGCATTCTTGACCGGGAGCTTGGAGCGCTCGATCAGGTCGGCGACGAGTTGTTCGAACTTTGCTCGAGAAAGAGTCATCTGCAAGTGTTTCGGACCGGTGCTGTCAGCAGTGATGAAGGGCAGGTTGATGTCGGTACTGGTCGAGTTGGAGAGCTCGATCTTCGCCTTCTCGGCTGCTTCACGCAGTCTCTGCAAAGCCATCTTGTCGCTTGAAAGGTCGATTGCATTGGACTTCTTGAACTCACTGATCATCCACTCGATGATTCTCTGGTCGAAGTCGTCACCACCGAGGTGGGTGTCACCATTGGTGGACTTTACTTCGAAAACACCGTCGCCCAACTCAAGGATGGAGATATCAAAGGTACCACCACCGAGGTCATACACTGCAATCTTCTCCTCCTTGGAGGCGTCCTTGCCAAGACCATAGGCAAGAGCTGCAGCAGTAGGCTCGTTGACAACACGCTTTACATCAAAACCGGCAATCCTGCCTGCATCCTTGGTTGCCTGTCTCTGTGCATCGTTGAAGTACGCAGGGACGGTGATGACTGCTTCGGTGACAGGCTCACCAAGATAGTCCTCTGCCGTCTTCTTCATCTTCTGGAGAATTGCGGCAGAGATTTCCTGTGGAGAATATGACTCACCGCGAATATCAACCTTTATTTCATCGCCATTCTTGGCGACAACCTTATACGGAATTTTTCCAAGTTCAGAGGGAACCTCATTATATTTGCGACCCATAAAGCGCTTGATGGAATATACAGTGTTTTCGGCATTCGTAACCATCTGGTTCTTAGCCGGCTGACCTACCAAGCGATCGCCCTTGGAGGTAAATGCAACGATACTGGGAGTCGTCCTCTGGCCTTCGCTGTTAGCGATGACCACGGGATCGTTACCTTCCATAACTGCAACGCAGCTATTGGTGGTACCCAAGTCAATTCCGATAATTCTTCCCATTTTATATTTCTCCTCTCCAAATTAACTATCAAATGTATAATCAGGGAACTAATCCCTGCATGTAAGGTACTCAAACGACCGCCAATCGTCAAACGTTTGGCTTGCCTACTTTTACCTTCGAAGGCCTGAGCACCCGTCCATGAAGCTTGTAACCTACGATGAACTCCTGTAGTACCGTTTCGGTTTCCAGTGAATCATCGGTGACTACCATATAGGCCTCGTGCTCCTCAGGATTGAACTCTTTTCCGACCGACTCGATCTTCTGAAGACCCCAATTCTTCTCCAACGTGGAATAGAGCTGGGAATTCACCATGACAACCCCGTCATGCACCTTGGCATAATCCTTGGTGGATTCTGCCGCTTCCAAAGCGCGACTGAAGTCATCAAGCGGCTGCAAAAGGTCCTTAATCAGATTCTCATTGGCAAACCTGATGGAATCTTCCTTGTCACGAATGAGACGTTTTCTATAGTTTTCAAGATCGGCACGGTCACGAAGCATCTGCTCCTTAAGGGAGGCAAGCTCACTCTGAGCCGTTTCAAGTTGTTCTTTCAATCGCACGATTTCCAACTCCTTCTGTTCAAGTTCAGACGGGACCTTTGCATCCTGTCCTGCTGTTTCTGAAGAAGTAGGTTCTTCTTGCTGAGTATCAACAGCCTGAGCGGTCGCAGCCTTTACTTCATCCTGTGCATCAGACTTGCTTTTCTTATCTTTCTTATCCATTCCGTTCCTCGATTTCCCATACACCAAACCTTTGTATTGGCACATGTCTATTTGTAAACCCGGCATACAGTAACTTCCCATTTGCCGGGCTCAGAATCATAACCATTCATAACATAAAGAGTAGCCCGACTTCGGGCATGCAGATAACATACTCACACACAAGAGGAAGCGTCAAGTATTTTTATCCTCTTCCTCATCCAATGTAATCTCTTCTTCCTCACCCTCAGGAATATATTCAACCCAGATCTTTTCTTTCTTAGTAGTGCGATTATCATCGGAAGGCTCATCCTCATCGGAAGGCTCATCTTCATCGGAAGGCTCATCTTCATCGGAAGGCTCATCTTCATCGGAAGGCTCATCTTCATCGGAAGGCTCATCTTCATCGGAAGGCTCATCTTCATCGGAAGGCTCATCTTCATCGGAAGGCTCATCTTCATCGGAAGGCTCATCTTCATCGGAAGGCTCATCCTCATCGGAAGGCTCATCCTCATCGGAAGGCTCATCCTCATCGGAAGGCTCATCTACATCGGAAGGCTCATCTACATCGGAAGGCTCATCCTCATCGGAAGGCTCATCTACATCGGAAGGCTCATCCTCATCGGAAGGCTCATCCTCATCGGAAGGCTCATCCTCATCGGAAGGCTCATCCTCATCGGAAGGCTCATCCTCATCGGAAGGCTCATCCTCATCGGAAGGCTCATCCTCATCGGAAGGCTCATCTTCATCGGAAGGTGCTGCTTCTTCGGATGATTCTGTTTCCTCGAGTTCGGATTGCCGGGCTTGGGCTTGCAACTCTTGTTGCTGGATGGTTTCAGTGAGTACCTGCAGTTCATTCTGCTTCTGGTTCAATTGCAGAGCAAGAGCAGCAATTGAAGCAGCCAGGGTTGCTGCAGTATTGCTTTCCTGCGAATTGGCAACAACGAGATGCTCTTTTTCGGCATTGAGACGATCTAGCTCCGTATGCAGGGAGGAAGCCTCATCTCGAAGATGAGCAATCACCTGGGCAAGCTCTTCC
Proteins encoded:
- a CDS encoding DUF3798 domain-containing protein translates to MKKTLALVLCILLVSAVFVSCGKKEAPATVETKTEAAPVATAAPAAPAPAAKPAASDFHVGIVTGTVSQSEDDLRGAERLIEEYGSVSTGGIIQHVTYPDNFMDEAETTISVISGLADDPKMKAIIVNQAIPGTTEAFRRVKERRPDIITIAGEAHEDPNVIQTSADLAVNNDFVARGYLIIRTAHELGCDTFVHISFPRHMSYETMSRRVAIMRATCEELGMKFVLETAPDPTSDVGVAGAQQYILEKVPAWIESYGKNAAFFCTNDAHTEPLLKQLLAYGGYFIEADLPSPLMGYPGALGIDLSAEAGNFSAILKKVEASVVAKGGAGRFGTWAYSYGYTSTAGLGQHAINVLKGESELLKLSDLMKAYGKYTADAKWNGSFYTDVNTGVRARNHVLIYQDTYMMGKGYMGNADLVVPEKYFSIK
- a CDS encoding sugar ABC transporter ATP-binding protein, with protein sequence MNENDAPLLEMRHISKDFFGNQVLSDINFSLKKGEILGLVGENGAGKSTLMKILFGMDEIHQTGGFGGDVLMHGQKVEFASPIDALAKGIGMVHQEFSLLPDFTATENILLNREPLKYTWLSEVFGERMNKLDRAQMDDISKRAIGRLNVPLDADMLVSQMPVGHKQFTEIARELSKEASEATEGIKLLVLDEPTAVLSEQEADSLLSAMRKLSEAGIAIIFITHRLQEIIDVCDTIMVMRDGKIIKTVPAKGVVITDIARWMVGRDVNTAQRQAREFDYQKSPVILSMENLWVNMPGETVRNVNLAVHKGEILGIGGMAGQGKLGIPNGAMGLFPAGGKITFEGKQIDLNNPRNFLDAGMAFVSEDRRGVGLLLDETLEWNISFTAMQVQEKYLKKYLGGAIKWRDQDAIEEETENYVKQLEIRCTSTKQKAKELSGGNQQKVCLAKAFAVAPKLLFVSEPTRGIDIGAKSLVLKALRKYNEESGTTIVMISSELEELRAICDRIAIISDGKVFGILPATTDSAEFGLLMVGQTSQLQQGGSV
- a CDS encoding DUF6672 family protein, whose translation is MSITFNRKTWIRLSAIIVLLAFSVFLFFIGRQHTVLVDNKTITVNGAEVRALQLVEVQVNKLDGLELAARDRDKFEVTGQTHKVTVVYTDSNWEEHVITRKFKIPLMQDMVMILVPALVADADADQSIWLENYEPPTYAMTAAPAEETVVTDDLAGLVTAM
- a CDS encoding ABC transporter permease subunit; translated protein: MNFEKLTASIKGMVHSFGLPRVIIALFLLVLFILAPFVGVNVGTSLSDTLNRFGMNAVMVLAMVPMIHSGCGLNFGLPLGIIAGLLGATLSLQINIGGPFSFVLAVLLATPFAVILGWGYGQLLNKVKGGEMMIATYVGFSSVAFMCIMWLLLPYNNPTMVWGYSGSGLRTTISVEGYYLHVLNDLLSIRLSDHLVIPTGMILFFALLAFIIWAFLHTKTGTAMTAVGSNPVFARASGINVDRIRTLSVVMSTWLGAIGILVYQQSFGFIQLYMGPFYMALPAVSAILIGGASVNKASILNVVIGTFLFQGIVTMTPSVMNSMIHTDMSEVIRIVVSNGMILYALTRKTEAVR
- a CDS encoding ABC transporter permease subunit, yielding MKLQMTNTQKVLRFMANNTVPILFLVICAFGIPLSGYSANYLLSEIIIRIVRNSFLIVSLLIPILAGMGLNFGMTLGAMAGQIGLIFISDWGIVGIPGMLLAMIISTPISILLGWWCGKILNMAKGREMVTSYIIGFFMNGIYQLIVLYGMGAVIPIRSNALVLPRGYGIRNTVNLIGIRKSLDNLLTVRLFGIPIPLATLALIALLCLFVLWFKKTKLGQDMRAVGQDMEVARAAGIRVEHTRIISIIISTVFAGFGMIVYMQNIGTLNTYNSHMQIGMFSVAALLVGGATVAKANIRNVFLGVILFHLMFIVSPMAGKNLIGQAQLGEYFRVFVSYGVITISLVLYEVRKKRDENIAGLELAADQGVQA
- the rlmB gene encoding 23S rRNA (guanosine(2251)-2'-O)-methyltransferase RlmB — its product is MGEKIIGFHAIEEGLKRAASGSVLYLVRGMGSNTQTLERQAQLSGKVIVKKIAKVEMDRMVDQADHRGAVLDLMVPVKGAGARIPAMSVKEFCAGLKEDDSALVLVLDEITDPQNLGAILRSADQFSVSLVIIPERRSAQANTTVVKVSSGAAHYVPLATVTNMNREIEFLKKEGFWVYGASMNGQAVYKTVFPKRTVLVMGNEGKGIGQLTQKLCDHMVTIPMTGHIDSLNVSVATGILLYEVRRQQATK